Genomic DNA from Penaeus monodon isolate SGIC_2016 chromosome 4, NSTDA_Pmon_1, whole genome shotgun sequence:
ggtatacccacccctggttcattccatcttggaccagggagaactctccgtgtgtttgccgtgcatggcatcccgtattaccaggagacaggagtcctggaggttgagtgatgctgcacgctgcaccctgcagctagcaacacacctctttggtccttttttctggttagacgggtggcttgatcaaggcccggtcaagtcaatcggctggtcaaatatggctagggtcaagcaggcactattcagtcggtagcgcataggtcccgcgactgccatcagtactgtaatagtggctgcgtatgtTTCCTCATTAACCCTGTGCTGTGGGAGATttaaccccaactatagcttcccatcgtgactccatggtgggggggggctgAAGAATGAAGAATTCaatgtatgagtactacaaattacaaagatctagctctctccctgacgacctagcAATCCctcaaccattccctctggaacatcaccgttgtcactctggaacctttccagcttcaaaggcaagaatgggaatcataatggttccggGCTCCAAACAGGTAGAAGggaagtcctcctcaatccactaaggaatcttacctggtaaatatgaaagcatttctatAGTAAGTACTAGTAGTAAAGaccttgatggtgtatcaatcatggatcttgacatttttgaagttcatgaaaatagttgaagtatgtcaacgtgatcctcgcatcacccaaagcgagatggtagcctgatagttgaggttcgtcaccagacgagagtgaccgtctgcatgcgatatgcaacattcctgggctcaagtttcatgttctcctcacaaaaccctcaatcaggtaAGGATTGTCTTTTCcagagacctgatgaggtattctgaggagaaactgtagaggaactagagaatttaatgtagtggcagtaaagttTGGAAGAAGTGATGGTTTGGacatcgacaccagctcttcttctaactttaatcttagtccttccagaatcggttagtTAGCATGTACCACTCAAGGTaagcatatgtgcccaaccctatgcgttcactgcaaggttatgggcatggaccaACTCTTGCCATTTAAGAAAAGGACAACCAAGATGTGTAAGTGtgcatcaaggagatgacactgtcaggccaatatgctgttaccactgcaaagaagctcatgaagcttctcaaGCAATGTAAAGGAatgaaaggaagtattggtataaGGAGCAGAGAAATTagttttcagaggcaaagcgacgtgcccgtgtgctgtttgacaaccagtaggtcctttgcttcagttctagccatCCTCCTCCACAACCCTTGCCTCAATGTTTTTACAGCACAACTCTGCCACTTccgtcccaaattgctgacactgcctctggtgagttgctccACCAGAAACGTAGTAGATGAGGTCTATTGAGGGACTCCTCCTCCAAAGTAaggttttggagccatcaggcaaggtccagaggctcaacggtgacagctccagtgccaccacatccacaggggctcgctgctagacagaatgccccagaAGCaaagctcaggtccgtcctttgcccagacaAGAAACCTGACTGCCAAAAGAAACctatggaaactagttccacaggtcaacaaatataAAAGTACCCAGGATCTGGAAAGGACAGCCTAAGGTAGGCAAACTTTGACACAGTACTGCCAAACACTTTATGAAGAATAATATAAGAATGGATCCTAAtccatggaactgtcagggaattcatgcaaatggagaactgcaacatctgatagctcatGTAACCCAGTTGTGATGTCTACAGaattatgaccaggaaaatcgtcccatttcctgagaggatccaagttcaagcccattatggaacttGATAAGGACCTcatgaggagtagcagtaatgtacGACAAGTATCCTTCCAGgcatccacctgcagaaaccTGCAGGTGAAGGTGTAGAATAGGCTGACAACCTACATGTTCATCATCTACCTCCTCCAAAATCTACATATGATTGAAATCTATGGCAGTTCCACATCCATTTACTTGGGAGATTCAGTGTCgatacctctggggagacacttttgcAACCGAGGAGGCCTTGGATCtgtcttaagagtagatgcagtttactgaacagtgacatccACACTTTCCAATTCAACTGGACATCTCcaaatagacctatcaatagccCTGATTACAGTTGAACTCCTTGGCAGGTCATGGTAAGactgcatggaagtgaccacttccatacttttggaggaggtgaagatTCCAGCATGGAGTCAGAGATGGCCTTGAACATGCagtggaatcttttagatcaacgagatcaagatctgtgaatgatttccgtgTATTCAAGAGCGTTATCACCTTTGCATGCacgattcaccttgcagcagaagccgAAACGTAGCGGCCATACGTCGACCTCGTACCATGGTGGCTGATGATGCAAAAGCTTTCAGgaagaaagctgcattaaggcaattgaacgacgccccagcattgtactTATCAATTAAAGAGACCCAGCCAGGCCAGCTGTGCTAAGAGCTCGGACATATGGACAGTAtggtctcctcgattaactctgggacccccttagcatgggtatgggacaaggtccgtaagattgctggaaagagcatatccatgtcacaacctgctctgaagatagatggcataatcatcacagataaaaaagatgttgcaaatgagctagctataTCCATggtagagatctcctctggagcatcttacactgctcgattctccacttttcgggcggaacaggaacaacacccagtgtcgttcttcagtaggactgcagcagaacttccatacaacttgccatttttgcgcaaggagatggactctgctttgcagctctgccgtaagactgccccaggaagtgacgatattccataccaaatgatatctcacttaccagagagctcccagaagttcctgttagacctatttaataggatctatagggagggcacagtgccatccacatggagagaagctataatcattcctgttcctaaacctggcaaagatgcttcccaccaggaaattacagaccaatttccctcaccactgcatctgcaagctgatggagaaaatggtcaacttcaggttgacatggctgctggaaaaagaaaacgtgttgaccccatatcaatatggctttagaaaattaagatcaaccacagatgcacttgtgaggatggaaactgctatacagaattccttcgcacagcgacgtcacatgatagcagtcttctttgaccttgaaaaggcttatgatactacttggaagcatggcatactcatgaagctgtatgacattggtttaagaggagcattacctaccttcatacaaagcttccttgctgacaggaagtttagagtttgggtaggaaacagtttctctaacctggaagatcagctggaaggggtcccacaagggagtgtcttaagtgtgaccctgtttgccattgctataaatgatatcgtaaaggttgttccaagtgctgtctcatgtaatctgtatgtggatgactttacactgtactgctcaggaggaagcttacaggatgtgcaaggacgcatgcagactgcaataaatcaggttgtacagtgggcaacatatcatgggttcaaattttctccaagcaagaccatggctatacatttccacaaacgaggaaagttccatccttccctctatttaggagcaaacccactgcaatttgtccaagaggtgaagtacttgggtctaatttttgactcaagacttacatgggtgcctcacatcaaacagttaaaagtgaaggctacaaaagcacttagtattttgcgggttctttcacatttatcttggggtgcagaccgcacaacgcttctaggctttaccgagcgcttattcgtaataagcttgactatggatgtgaagcttattcatctgcaactcccactgttctccggatgttggactcggttcataatgaagctctcagaatctgtactgggactttcaggtcttcacctgtggagaaccacctctttcattacaccgggactacatgaacctgatttactacacgagactacaaaggattccaggatctcctacatccagattggttttcaacccccttgaggatagccgatcctatggtatcctaaggttctggctgttagaattccccaattcctcccttggactaatcaagtcgagctggatttggtcggaattgggaaaggggagagatctgaagcagaagtcagagagagatttcttcagcacatttctaagtaccaaggatcggacgcaatatatacagatggttcgaaatctgaaaatggtgtaggctttgcagcagtgagcagaaggaagactgcatctggcagtctttctctagcagcctcgatcttcactgcagagttacatgccatccttgcagcagttaagatgactagagatcttatgaaccattctattgtgatatattgtgactctcaagcaatcaagagcttaaactcatcacatccaatagtgagggaggttcaagattggcttgcactgatgtcaacatgtaaaaagataactctgtgttgggtgccagcgcatgttggtgtcagtggaaatgagcgagctgatcagaaggccagggcagctgccgctcagccttgtgatgctcgttttcctctcccacacaccgacctgaaacccagcatcaggagttgtcttcgcgataaatggaaggaacaatggaggcatatctccagaaataaactgcgagagattagagatgaccttggcagttgggtgactagcatccatcccaaccaaaaagtagaagttgcattaacaagactaagaatcgggcacacaagactgactcatgggccgatgatggctaaaagtcaagcactttgtgagggatgccaagagccattaacggtcgcacatgtagtggaaagatgtgcaacattctcagaccaaagactatgtacttgtctccccatatacactgaagaatgtattgggggaggattgtgacatagagggtcttattagtttccttagggagactaatattttaataaaatttaattatgcataatgtttatgcaataattttatacacttagagtataatatttatgctttgatttttaatttgtttattgttatttataagatatctattgatagatttttaaagttttaaacattttaatatttctatttaacaaggtattcgccgctaatgaccttagctgttgacgcagcagataattttaaataatcaatcaatcaatcatatagtaagtacctagtaagATTTctttaatggattgaggaggacttttctccttacctggtttgggagcccgggaaccattacgattctcaTTCTTgcctccctggtccaagatggaatgaaccatcccctctcataggtcttggtacaccaggaagccattttgcctcatccctcactggtgacccctccagtatgggtagccctctggtctggctcaccagatcattgggacctcaagcccgcCCACCGCTGCAAGGCGGTACACATCTCTGAATATCCATCAATTCCTCTGCTTCTTCCACAGGTCAGTTTAAGGTCCAATCCTGCTTTAATGGAAGGTTTGGTGAAGAGATTGGAGGCGCCCAGTTCGGTGCAACTGTCATGCTGTTCGGCAAAGAAGCAAACAAAGGCCTTGTGCAGGGCCGTGTCGAGTACGTCGAGGTCACGGAGGCTGGACAGGTAGGTCATTCAACAGTTCAATTGATTTTTCTTTGGAAAATTATATTACAGATCATAAGCAGACCAAATAAACAGAAATGGTTAGTCAGAGATTCAACCAGTCATTAACCTCTTTCCATAGGCCCTCCAGCTGGGTCGCTATCCCCTTCACTTCCACTTGGTCGGCAACGTCAGCACCTCTTACATCCGTGGTTGCGCCGTACATCGTACCTACAACCGTGCAGTGACCATCCATGCTGCCGATTACCTCACTGTGGAGAAGAACGTCGTCTACAATAACATGGGCCATGCTATATTCACTGAAGATGGTGTGGAACAGTTTAATGTGATCCAGTACAATCTTGCTGTTTACACAAGAAGTTCGTTGTCGTTGCTGAATGTTGATGTAACTCCATCCTCCTATTGGGTATGTATCATTAGCTAAAACATTCGGCTTACCGATTCTAGTGGTTGAATGCATATTAGAGTAGACTGGAGAGGAAGATCATTCCTGTCGTAAACTGAATTCAGAGAGGATACGATTATAATTCATGATAGTAGTCACGTGCTTGTAAAAAGAACTGGCGTGATATATATTCGCATCTGAAAAATATGATTTACTCAAAGAGGTTTTATCCTTATGCTAGAGAGTAATGAATAGCTATActgagataagaaaataataacgccaatttactattatgataactacggtgacataaatataataacagaaatagcaaGTGCTAGCAGCAATAATAACGAATGATAACCCTAACTGCTACTAACAATTGTTGTTACAGTTGTTGCACTAAGCCCCCTCCCTCAACCACCAGATCGTGCACCCCAACAACATCGTCCGGCACAACGCAGCCGCGGGAGGCACTCACTTCGGATACTGGTACCGGCTGGAGCGCCACCCGTCAGGTCCCTCTGCAACCAATTCCATCTGCCAGAACAATGCACCCATTGGAGAGTTCAGCTATAACACAGTGCATTCCATGGGCTGGTAGGATGGGTTCTTTTgcatgttatattaaaattttcattttatgatgcagtgataataatgtttaggATAATGATGACTCTGATCAAGAATATGAAGCCTAAGTAACACGTCCCTGTTATTCACTACTTCTAGGTATGGTTTGTGGGTATTCTCCATGGATGGCTACTTCCCAAAAGACAATGGATGCCGGGGGAGAAATGTGGTATGTATGCAGTTGTTGGAAGTGTGACATCACAGTGAAATAATAGTTTTACACATCTCATTGTCGATTTTGGAATGGCATCAGCAGTTCTCACAGCAAATGTGTTTCGTGTCCTTACACTTTATTCATTCTTCCCAATACTCCTCTGTAGCTTGCCAGATGGGATGGGCTGACCACATGGAGAAATGAGCGCGGGGCGGAGATCGTGTTTGGTGGACAACTGCAGTTCCACAACTTCGTGGCTTTGGATAATGAATTTTCTGGGATCGAAATGGTGCAGATGGAGGGCGGATTTGGAATGGACAACGGGCCTGGTATGTTTGCACTTATAAAATGAACTAATGCATTTCCAAAACTGCCTCAGCACTATGATGATACCCTTGGGTGAGAAGCGATCGTTAAcaccttttattttctatttgcagGAGTCTTTAACTCGGTGATCATCGGCCACTCGGCGCTCACTCCCGAAGGCTGTGGAGATGAAACTAGCGGAATCATAACCCGAAGAAGGCTGTCTTCACATCGCCGACACCGAGTTCTACAAATTCGATACCAACAAGTGCACGGCGCTGTCAGGGGGCTCTCAGTGCAAAGTCTTCCCAGGGCGTTATCAAGCGCAGGTCAAAGGCCTCACCTTGTAAATCACCTAAAAAGGTTTCAGGGCAATCTGTCCTCGCTTTTGATGTTGCTTGGTTGTTTGAATATTAGGAAATATATTAAAGACATtagtatattgatataaaagGTTGCTACCTCACAAACATTGCCCTTCAGCTGAATTTCAAGTGGGAACACCAAAGGGTTTGGGGATCGATGCAGATGGTCGCTGTTGGGGCTGCTGAAACAAGTTTACAGACTCCGGTACCTGCCCCCTGACTCCCAAAAGGGgtgtctcgctttctctcaaAACCCAAGGTAACCCCTCCGCCCAAgtttctccccttcttcattaAAAATAAGAAACTCTATGGAGAACTTAAAACGATAAATACTAAAACCAAAGGTTTCTGGGTGTTTTTCCAcgtccccaaaagggccccccggggccccgtctGCACCTCCTCGTCGATTTTTTAGATTGCGTTAAGGGAACCAAACGTGGGCCGGGTCTTTCCCGACGGGATCTATCCTCTCAAACAGCTAGAAACCACCACCCCCGTACGCGAAAAGGGGGTTTAGACGGGGCGGGGATGGATGGCTATAGTGTCCAGGGGGAAAAACCTATGATGGATTTTGAAGGTGGAGAAACGTGATTTTCCCtcaaattttttaattcatttttttgtgttctctTGACTTTAAACAGGTGGGAAGAAAGCTGTCAATTCCCGGggatttttcataaaaattctttgtgtgaaaaaaaggggttctttttttcccttttatagaaAACAGTATCGAATATATCTCGAGAAAAAATATGCTGAGGGGCATATTATTACGAAAACACCGATTGTGAAAAGTAAATTTCCCTTCAGGTAAAAGATGCACTGTGTTTCCGGGAATTATTGTACGGGTAGTCTTCATGATATGAAttcaaaaaactatttaaaaaaatacaggggTATTAGTATAAAATAACCAAAACACGTTTTTTTCTGAATACAACAGTGTGGAGAGAAAAGCTGGATACCCCCCAAACCCGGCTACAGGTTTACGGGGAATACTCTGGGCCCAAATCCTCAAGCAAATGTTTACGGGGatctgtaaagatttttttttttttttttaagggggggtggtAGAAGGGGAAATTCATCACAGTATATTGTAAATAGCTATACTAAACAATACTTTGGATAATCAAAGTTGAGTATACTAACACTTCTTATTTCGCAGTTTCGTATAATAAGGATCCAGGAAGAAACGAACCGTCTTTGATACGAATCGGGTGGACCGAACTTTAAACTTggcatacaggaaaaaaaaaattttgggtatggTTAGATCACAATGTGACACCTGTCAGAGTctaatagtattgtgtgtgtttgtgattttgtgtatgtgggtgtttttttgttttgtttttttatcataaaccaaaatagaaaaaaaatagtgtttggGTCTCGGGAGTCCCCCCAAATAACTTCCATAATGGAAATATCCTCATTTCATCGTCATTTTTCATCAATGGACAGTGTTTTTTTATGTCAGTATCCGAATAAAAATGAcaaccctaaaaaaaaccaaaatattaaaattgcCAGTCAAACATGCAAAACTCAATGCTGCCTTTTTCCCCCATGTACCACTCCTGACCCAACACTCCAACAGGTGCGAATACACGGGCTGTTTTGCTCCCACGCCTCCGCCAGTGCCCACTGGTCGACCGGATGTTACTTTCCTGTGTTCCGACGTTGAGCCCGGGAAGGAATTCCTGTGGGAGGAGGACATCCGCGGGGGAAAAATTTGGCCTCCCGGGGAAAGGGACGGAATTATCATTCCACCGGGGTGGTGGTGAGTGGGgggtaggtgagggggggaggtaagggtgaTATTCCGTGAGTCaacagaaaatgggagaagaagaacgagaaaaatttttacaaagataaagaaaagtatgtataaaggggggggaaatattttCTGGGGTAGTAACTCTCCGGATTGGCATTACAGTTCCAGTAAATTTGATTATTTGAATATCTCCccctcaacagctaaggtcattagcgaaaATACCttgtaatagaaatttaaaatttttattgaacttttttaaaagttttaaaattttacaaataaaaata
This window encodes:
- the LOC119572571 gene encoding fibrocystin-L-like translates to MQTTKYRGVDPADPLETGSDSGTILTKGIGEILFQGVLGGLGFDIWEKETPRGTHHPDSRSLRCQVTPGKYSTLNPGNPLRPHRSPPVRGLLGRLSLTLTEPLEFEHISIEQTFGSHTVETRAEVGLLTRNIKIRGSVNADFTEEIEACDEDWHPGQFKVQSCFNGRFGEEIGGAQFGATVMLFGKEANKGLVQGRVEYVEVTEAGQALQLGRYPLHFHLVGNVSTSYIRGCAVHRTYNRAVTIHAADYLTVEKNVVYNNMGHAIFTEDGVEQFNVIQYNLAVYTRSSLSLLNVDVTPSSYWIVHPNNIVRHNAAAGGTHFGYWYRLERHPSGPSATNSICQNNAPIGEFSYNTVHSMGWYGLWVFSMDGYFPKDNGCRGRNVLARWDGLTTWRNERGAEIVFGGQLQFHNFVALDNEFSGIEMVQMEGGFGMDNGPGVFNSVIIGHSALTPEGCGDETSGIITRRRLSSHRRHRVLQIRYQQVHGAVRGLSVQSLPRALSSAGQRPHLLNFKWEHQRVWGSMQMVAVGAAETSLQTPCGEKSWIPPKPGYRFTGNTLGPNPQANVYGDLCEYTGCFAPTPPPVPTGRPDVTFLCSDVEPGKEFLWEEDIRGGKIWPPGERDGIIIPPGWCPPKEVFLQKPPFTPPKYRSYLNLQV